The stretch of DNA GACCATATAGTCCTGCGGAGTCAGGAGGCTGTCCACCTCATCGGGATCGTGCATTTTAACACGGATCATCCAGCCGTCACCATAGGGATCCATGTTGACCTGCCGGGGATCGGATTCCAGCGTATCGTTGAATTCGATAACCTCTCCCGAAACCGGGGAGATAAGTTCCGCCACCGTCTTCATAGCTTCGATGGTACCGAACGGAGAACCCTGGACAACCTCCGAACCAATATCCGGAAGGTCAAT from bacterium encodes:
- the gcvH gene encoding glycine cleavage system protein GcvH is translated as MEESLKVPRDLFYTNDHTWILVENDEGIIGITDFGQHELAEIVYIDLPDIGSEVVQGSPFGTIEAMKTVAELISPVSGEVIEFNDTLESDPRQVNMDPYGDGWMIRVKMHDPDEVDSLLTPQDYMVYVTGEDI